A genomic segment from Fuerstiella sp. encodes:
- a CDS encoding DUF1080 domain-containing protein, producing MNSLFGIGHTSIFGAVLLFNMSVSAHEEFVSMFDGKTLNGWNVAPVSAKDAWTVKNEMIIGNGDKGRGYLVFENHDIADFEMKLSYRFPGKGNSGVSIRARKDETGRRDFQSYHADFGHAGIGNTILGAWDFHTPGRREHRCFRGDRLVIDKNDQPTITSINKALSVDDIHKGDWNEVHIIARGNKFSFYLNDKPASEFTEYLPNEKRLSRGMIQLQLHDPGMFVHFKDLRIKILD from the coding sequence ATGAATTCACTGTTCGGCATCGGTCATACGTCGATATTCGGTGCAGTACTTTTGTTCAATATGTCAGTTTCGGCACACGAAGAATTCGTTTCCATGTTCGATGGAAAAACACTGAACGGTTGGAACGTTGCGCCGGTCAGCGCGAAAGATGCCTGGACTGTCAAAAACGAAATGATTATTGGCAATGGCGACAAAGGTCGCGGCTATCTGGTCTTTGAAAATCATGATATTGCTGATTTCGAAATGAAACTCAGCTACCGCTTTCCCGGCAAAGGAAACAGTGGTGTCAGCATCCGCGCACGCAAAGATGAAACCGGTCGGCGTGATTTTCAAAGCTATCACGCCGATTTTGGGCACGCCGGAATCGGAAACACAATTCTCGGTGCCTGGGATTTTCACACCCCCGGCCGCAGAGAGCATCGCTGTTTTCGAGGAGACCGTCTGGTGATTGACAAAAATGACCAACCAACAATTACCTCGATCAATAAAGCTCTGTCGGTCGATGACATTCACAAAGGTGACTGGAATGAAGTGCATATTATTGCACGCGGCAACAAATTCAGCTTTTATCTCAACGACAAACCGGCCTCAGAGTTTACCGAATATCTCCCGAACGAAAAACGACTCAGTCGCGGTATGATTCAGCTTCAGCTTCACGATCCCGGCATGTTTGTGCATTTCAAAGATCTGCGAATTAAGATTCTGGATTGA
- a CDS encoding amidohydrolase family protein produces the protein MNPQSPMSRRGAIAAGVAIAASGSRTACSSEAAGQTPWIDAHSHIWTPDTSVFKLAPGTTPDDLAPRSFTDEELMAVARPHGVGRVVLIQHSPFHGFDNTYLIDAWRRHPNTFRVVGMVDDLRPNCGKVMKQLLQCGVTGFRINPRKGISDWLKTDGMTEMWQTSAETKQPMCCLIDADQLPAVDEACQRHPETPVVIDHFARIGIDGTIRDTDLSRLCHLANHTHVKVKISAYYALGRKQPPHHELIPMIKRLYESYGPDRLMWASDCPYQLTGSSTYASSIDLVRNCLEFADEQDRHKLLTTTAERTFFYV, from the coding sequence ATGAACCCGCAATCACCGATGTCCCGAAGAGGAGCCATTGCCGCCGGAGTCGCAATCGCTGCTTCCGGCAGCAGAACGGCCTGCTCATCGGAAGCAGCCGGGCAAACGCCGTGGATCGACGCTCATTCACATATCTGGACTCCGGATACGAGCGTCTTCAAGCTGGCACCCGGAACCACACCGGACGACCTTGCTCCCCGGAGTTTCACTGACGAAGAGCTCATGGCCGTGGCCCGACCTCATGGTGTCGGACGAGTCGTTCTGATTCAGCACTCACCATTTCACGGCTTTGACAATACGTATCTGATCGATGCATGGCGGCGCCACCCGAACACGTTTCGCGTCGTCGGCATGGTGGATGATTTGAGGCCCAACTGCGGAAAAGTGATGAAACAGTTGCTTCAGTGCGGCGTGACCGGCTTCCGTATCAACCCGCGAAAAGGAATTTCGGACTGGCTGAAGACGGACGGGATGACGGAAATGTGGCAAACATCTGCTGAAACCAAACAGCCGATGTGCTGCCTGATCGACGCAGATCAGCTCCCCGCGGTTGATGAAGCCTGTCAGCGTCATCCGGAGACTCCGGTTGTGATTGATCACTTTGCCCGGATCGGTATCGACGGCACGATCCGGGACACTGATCTGTCCCGGCTGTGTCATCTGGCGAACCATACACACGTCAAAGTAAAGATCTCCGCATACTACGCGCTCGGAAGAAAACAACCACCTCATCACGAATTGATTCCTATGATCAAAAGGCTGTATGAAAGCTATGGACCGGATCGGTTGATGTGGGCCAGCGACTGCCCGTACCAGCTGACCGGTTCCAGTACTTACGCCAGCTCAATTGATCTGGTACGGAACTGCCTTGAGTTTGCCGACGAACAGGATCGTCATAAGCTGCTTACCACCACAGCTGAACGCACATTTTTCTACGTGTAA
- a CDS encoding adenylate/guanylate cyclase domain-containing protein, producing the protein MLRLLAFYDDRRLDRQFVLAAGESKILGRGEAADFRTDWDTRISRLHVRVETRSDAIRVTRLNESVNPVFVDGNEIQTSELRSGQSFVIGDSRFELGQVTQSDSPRSSGGQQLAIDRRQLQNIRYEDADKRIEVLTSLPAVIRESGVERDLHIALLGLLLAGIQHADGAAVVSIDENNKARVLHQERRYETNGLLQPSTRMIHNAITQQKSILHVWDETTSKENATAYTQQAEFNWAFCTPFFSDVVQNRVFYLAGRSPVTATRTSRQHLHADIKFTEFIAEIVGSLQRQQELERQQAGLRQFFSPPVLEAVGSDLDTSLLEPRECDVTVLFCDLRGFSHRAEEQADNLMGLLERVSLALEVMTSQILRFGGVTGDFQGDAALGFWGWPISTDESPLNACRAALAIRSEFEKARADPQHPLTDFETSVGIAYGRAVAGKIGTREQVKVTVFGPVVNLASRLEGMTRKLHVPILIDQYLDQLVRTQLSATEGRVRKLLRLLPYGMDRPLMVSELVPPESLLPSLTQQHLDDFERGVEAFIQGDWNSAWSCLHRMPPEDRAQDYLAMQITQHNRNAPANWDGVVRNLNKSG; encoded by the coding sequence TTGCCGCCGGTGAATCCAAAATCCTTGGACGTGGAGAAGCGGCGGACTTCCGCACTGACTGGGACACTCGAATCTCCAGACTGCACGTTCGTGTGGAAACCCGCAGCGACGCAATCCGAGTGACTCGCCTGAATGAATCCGTCAACCCTGTCTTTGTTGACGGTAATGAGATCCAGACGTCGGAACTGCGTTCCGGACAATCGTTTGTAATTGGAGATTCCAGATTCGAACTCGGCCAGGTGACTCAAAGTGACTCCCCTCGCAGTTCCGGCGGACAACAACTGGCGATCGACCGGCGGCAGCTGCAAAATATTCGTTATGAAGATGCTGACAAACGTATCGAAGTCCTGACGAGCCTGCCGGCTGTCATCAGAGAGTCCGGCGTGGAACGTGATCTGCACATTGCCCTGCTGGGCCTGCTCCTGGCGGGAATTCAGCATGCTGACGGGGCCGCTGTCGTCAGCATTGATGAAAACAACAAAGCACGTGTACTGCATCAGGAACGTCGTTACGAAACAAACGGGCTGCTGCAGCCAAGTACCAGAATGATTCATAACGCGATCACTCAGCAAAAATCAATTTTGCATGTCTGGGACGAAACCACATCGAAGGAGAACGCCACAGCGTATACTCAACAGGCAGAATTCAACTGGGCATTCTGCACTCCATTTTTTTCGGATGTTGTGCAGAATCGTGTATTTTACCTGGCCGGTCGGAGCCCTGTCACAGCGACCCGAACGAGTCGCCAACATCTGCACGCGGACATTAAGTTCACCGAATTCATCGCCGAGATTGTTGGCTCACTGCAGAGGCAGCAGGAACTGGAGCGACAGCAGGCAGGTCTGCGTCAGTTCTTTTCGCCACCGGTTCTGGAAGCCGTTGGCAGCGATCTCGACACATCGCTGCTGGAACCCCGGGAATGCGATGTGACGGTGCTGTTTTGCGACCTGCGAGGATTCAGCCATCGTGCTGAGGAACAGGCCGACAATCTTATGGGACTGCTGGAACGTGTCAGTCTCGCTCTGGAAGTGATGACCAGTCAGATTCTGCGATTCGGCGGTGTCACCGGTGACTTTCAGGGGGACGCAGCATTAGGTTTTTGGGGGTGGCCAATATCAACGGACGAATCACCATTGAACGCCTGCCGGGCTGCACTGGCGATTCGCAGCGAATTCGAAAAAGCTCGTGCCGACCCGCAACATCCACTGACTGACTTTGAAACCAGTGTCGGAATCGCGTACGGCAGGGCCGTTGCAGGAAAAATCGGTACGCGTGAGCAGGTCAAAGTCACTGTATTTGGTCCGGTCGTAAATCTGGCAAGTCGTCTTGAAGGCATGACACGGAAGCTTCACGTTCCGATTTTGATTGACCAGTATCTGGATCAACTGGTGAGGACACAGCTGTCAGCGACGGAAGGCCGGGTTCGCAAACTGCTGCGACTTCTGCCCTACGGGATGGACCGTCCGTTAATGGTCAGTGAACTCGTACCACCGGAATCACTGCTGCCATCTCTGACACAACAGCACCTGGATGATTTTGAACGAGGAGTGGAAGCGTTTATTCAGGGAGACTGGAACAGCGCATGGTCCTGTCTGCATCGAATGCCCCCGGAAGATCGGGCACAGGACTATCTGGCCATGCAGATCACTCAACACAACAGAAACGCGCCCGCAAACTGGGATGGAGTTGTTCGCAATCTGAACAAGAGCGGGTAG